The segment GTTTAGCAAAATACTTATATACTTATCCAAAAATAAAATATTCGATAGATATAGAAATATGTTTATCAGTCCCACTTTTAATATCTTTTTCCTAGAGTTTATTACCCCACCAACTGGACTCTGATGTTTTTCGTCAACTAAGGATATAATGTCGGGTCCAAGAATATTAAATTTTGTCGTCCTATATGTTTCTATTAGGAGATGAAAGAAATTATTTTGATTAATAACAATATCATTATTAGTCACTATTAAAAAATTAGGATTGAAATGATCCAAAGCATACTTGCATCCTAAATTATTACCTCTAGCAAAGCCCAAATTTGCGTTTGAAATTATAACATGAACTCTTTCACTCTGGTATCTCTCTTTCAGAGATAGCCCAGTTTTATTAGGAGAACAATTATCGACTACTACAATATTCCATTCAAGACCTGTGCTGTCAATTGAATGTAAAGAGTCTATACATTCAATTGTATCATCTATGGTTTGATAATGAAGGATTATAAACGTGATTTTTATCATATTCAAAACTAAGCCTGCTTCAACTAGAAAAATGCAAATATAATTTTCTCAGCACCTTCAATAGGTTTGGAGGCATTCTTGAAATCAAGCACGTTAAGTTATAATTAACTTGACCGTATTTCTTTAATAATTCTCCATACATTTTGATTTTCTCATAGTCTAGAAAGCCATTAATCCTTAAAAAAACCAAATAACCTATAGAAAAGAGATTACTATTTATAGTATGACTTTTTATTGCTTCATTCTTAACCGTCAATGCGTAATCTTCAGGTAATCCTAAAACTACATTACTCCAGTCTTTTAAAAAAACATCCATAACATCTTGTGACCAGTAGCTAGATTTCTTTTTACTGTTAACCTCTACCACTCTTTCCCCAAACCAGAACAACTTGTAATTATTCTTTATAAAATCTCTAAATATAATGGATATTTGAGGGAAATTTTTACACGATTTCAAATCAATCATATCAATGTTTTCCAAAGAATTTTTAGAATATATGGTAGATCCTGAAAAAGTCAAATGCCATCCAAGATTCTTTAATAGTAGATTGCCATCCTGGTAAATTGAAGAGTCTAAATGTAAATTTCTTGATAAGGTATTTACTGAGACAAAATCATAATTATTCTGAATAATGGATACCACCTGACTTAGATATCCTTTCCGTATTTTTACAGCGTCACCTAAAAACCACACATAATCCTCTTGTGCCAGTTTTAATGTGCGTATATAATTTTTATCATGACCTAGCGAAGGATCATTCTTAAAATAGAAAATGTTTTTATACAGTTTTCTCAAATCAGAAATTGCTATCAAAGTAGCGTCATTCTGACTATCATCAGATATATATATTGGTATATTATTATCTTTTACCTCATCAAGTATTGCTTCAATATTCTCTTTCAAAATTGAGGCTCTATCACATGTAGGAATTACCAAAGCTATTTTTTTCATTTCTCTACTCATTCTATAAGTTTTTATAAAAAATGACCCCTCCATTTAAGCCATTAAACTCGATGTTTGCTTAAATTGTAGTTTTAGTAATTGGTAAAAACTACAATCTATTGTGCCTTCTTTCACCTGCCATACTTTTACAATTAAAACACCTTTAATTCATTGTTATTGGTGTATAAAAAGATTCGCAATGTAATGTAGATTTCTGTAATCAAAACAGCAAATGAAGCTCCTATATGATTATACAATAATATTAAGACTGTTGACATAATCAAGTTAATCACCCCAGCAGACATAATTATTCTACTATACTCCTTCTTTTTGTTAAAAACAATCATTGTTAGCGTGCCTAGCATAGTATCTAGAGTAACTAAAAAAGGTACAATAGCCAGAATACGAACTACTTCAATAGACTTTGTTCCTTCCAATCCAAAAATAATCACTACAATCTCCTTAGAAAAAACGAAAACAATAGCCGAAAGAAGAAGCATGAGAAAACCCAAAGAAACAGTCAATTTCTTTAAGAATTTCAAGGTTGCTGCCTTTGATTGTTGCGCCTTCCTAGTCACAAAAGGAAACAAAGATTGTGAAATTGGTCCATTTAAACTTTTCATTGCTCCAATAAGTTTAAATCCAATTGCATAATAACCGACTATTTCATTAGTGGTAAGTATTCCTAAAATCATAACAACTGTTA is part of the Reichenbachiella agarivorans genome and harbors:
- a CDS encoding glycosyltransferase family 2 protein, which gives rise to MSREMKKIALVIPTCDRASILKENIEAILDEVKDNNIPIYISDDSQNDATLIAISDLRKLYKNIFYFKNDPSLGHDKNYIRTLKLAQEDYVWFLGDAVKIRKGYLSQVVSIIQNNYDFVSVNTLSRNLHLDSSIYQDGNLLLKNLGWHLTFSGSTIYSKNSLENIDMIDLKSCKNFPQISIIFRDFIKNNYKLFWFGERVVEVNSKKKSSYWSQDVMDVFLKDWSNVVLGLPEDYALTVKNEAIKSHTINSNLFSIGYLVFLRINGFLDYEKIKMYGELLKKYGQVNYNLTCLISRMPPNLLKVLRKLYLHFSS
- a CDS encoding glycosyltransferase family 2 protein; translated protein: MIKITFIILHYQTIDDTIECIDSLHSIDSTGLEWNIVVVDNCSPNKTGLSLKERYQSERVHVIISNANLGFARGNNLGCKYALDHFNPNFLIVTNNDIVINQNNFFHLLIETYRTTKFNILGPDIISLVDEKHQSPVGGVINSRKKILKVGLINIFLYLSNILFLDKYISILLNSRRAGAVDESKTGGKKLHGAALIFHESYFKRFESVFFERTFMFVEEDILYHRCATHNLKMIYDHELKVYHKEDSATNSVLVKERAKRRFVYKESIKSLFVYFVYFHKI